TCTCCCCATCGAGTTGAAAGTCGCCGACTATGCGGAGGGGCAAAGAAGGTAGCGCTGACCGCCTGTTTCTGCCGATATAATGTACCCAGCAGTGTGCATTCGTCGGGGGGCTCGCTCTTCATCACCTACCCGTACTGTTATACTTTCCGGCATGTAGGTCGTCGATAAGGCAACGAAACCAGTCGAAACAATATCAGCAACACCTGTAGTTATAGATTTGTAGGGGACGGAAATAGGGTAGTGTGCTCGATCTGTGTGGCACTCTTTGAGTGCCCGGTCCGCAGTGTGCTAGACATTTCCGTCCCGCCAAAACTTCCCATGTAGTTACAACCACTCTTACTTTCGGCTCCCGACCGCGTGTATCTCGTGACGAGGAAGACCGCGTATGGCCGTACTGGGAAACCTGGCGAAAAAGAATCGCAGCGACACACCCCGTTTGTCGTAGTGGGAGAAAGTACAGGATCTTCGCAACGCTTGATTCAATTACACTCAGCTCAGGTTCGCACACACCCAATCGTCTCAAGATTCGTGTTCCTGGCGCTAGGCCATTTTTGAGAAAGCCTTTTCCGAACACCCAACCAATGAGGATGATAAATCGTAGCCGCTCAGGGTGTGGAAGCATGTGAACGTGAAACCCCCTCCACATGCCAATGAGCTTCAATCTTTGAAAGATTGCCAGGCGGGTATTGAGGTATTGTAGTTAACCGCCACAGTTTCTGGCGCCAGCGCTCAGAGTCAAATTGTAGTTGAGTTTTGGACGTGGACAATTATTTAAAAAAAAATACAAAAAACCCTTTGCCAATTGCCGCCGAGGTTGAGAAACTCGAGGGCAGCCTTGGGTGATGGTACGGTGGCTCAGGAGCTGGCGCCTTGCCTCACCTCGCCTTGGTGCTTAATTTCGAGAGGTGGACGCGAGGCTACTTGATAGGTTGGCAAGCGTTGGCAACGAACACCTTGCTGCCGCAGACTGGTTGTTTGGCCTAATGCATGTCTGGAGGCAAGCTCTGTTGAGGTGTTCGGCAGCCAAGCCTGGAATGGGCTGTGTTGGAAGTTCGAACGAAGCAAGAACCATAGGCTGCCAAGTTTGGTTGATTTAAGGCGACCCCAGCTGCCGAGAACGGGTTTTCCCCTTTCTTACGGGAACCCAAATTCGGGGCATCCAAACTGGTGGTATTGGACATGAAGTGGGTGTCAGGGGCAGGATAATATCCGTGCAATTGTTTGTGCCGGGGAGGCAGTGGAGGTGGCCAGGAAAGGGTCAAACCTTCGAGGTAGGGTAGCCCGGCGTGCGATTCGGATCTCCAGAACATGCTCTTGTTCGTATCAGCATCCTGTTGTGATCTCGCCGAAGTTGGGCTGGAGGCTGGCGAGGCGCAGGTATGGTTGCAACGTTTCGACCACACGCACGAAACGTGGGCAAAGATATACAAAGCTAAAAGCAACAGAGGTGGAAGCGGCCAAGTTCTAAGTTCGGAGTCTCCCGCCAGCGTTTGGGCTGAGAACCCTAAACCAGTTCGTCGGCGACGCTGTCGCTTTTTCGGCTATCGTATCGCTATGTCGTGTATCGGACAGCGAGAGAACGAAACACAAAACGAGTCGTTAAAGAGAGCGCCGATAATGGACGAGCGCCTTTTGGTGTCTGAAGGTTTCGTTGAATGTGGCCGGTTCGGGTGAGCCGTAAGGCGTGGAGTCGGGTATCTAGTGGCGAGACAGGAAAGCATTGACGAAGGACCGCTCTGTCATGGATGTAAGACGAAGAAAAATATGTGGATAGAAAGGCATGATGATGGTAAGATGAGGGTAATTGATGGCAAGAGTCCGTGAGAAATGATCAGCATAACGCAGGCAGGCTGGAAGCCTTTTTGTGCACAGTCATATGCATGCTACGTATAGGTACTATGCAGGGGCAGGCGACGGTGAGGGATGCCACCGGATAGTCGGAGACAGATGTGTAGGCAGAAGCAAGGCGTGAGCAAAAGTGAGCGCGCCGTGGGCTTTTGGGCCGCCCGCCCATGAATGACAGCTTGAGTGACACTGACACGGATGCGGAGATGGAAAGTTGAAAGTGCAGATCCTCGGCGAGTGGTGAGtgaatgagtgagtgagaccGACACCGGTACGTATCTTCGCACTCGATTGGGCGGAACTGTTATAGGAGGCTAAAATTGCGCCTGGTCGAATTCGTCGAAAAACGGTTGTCTCACCCCTGCCGCCCGCCAGGGGCACACGACCATTAGCCACCGGCCATTGTTTGTGGCCAGCTTGTTCCCTTGCCGTTTGGACGCTACCGCTGCGACCTGCGACCTGGTACCAAGGCCTCCCGTTCCGCTGGCCGTTTCCGAGCCACTGGCGACCTGCCAGGCCAAGGGAAACGACGATACGGCCACTCTGCAAATTCGATTGTCCATTTCTTCTCACCTGCCAGCGCTAATCGAAACCCAGAAAGCTTTGTTAGCGCACATTTCCCCGTTTAGCAGCGctcctcatccccctccccccaccctgCATGGAGCATCCTCCTAGTGTGCCTATCTATGTAAGTACGTACACTATCTTGGAAGACGACAGAACCGATGTAGTTCAATCCTCTCAATTACTCTTCAGCCTTCCCCAAACCGCTTGGCTGCTTCCAGAATCAGACGGTACAccttctccccctcttcAGTCCTCAATCCATCCATCACAGCGAAGATGGGGGTTTCGGCCCCCGGCACACTGTCAGGCACAGCTCCAACGTGAGTGGCCTAGATGCTGCTCACCAAGCGCCCAAACGGGAAATGGCACCAGGGCGGAAGCGCTACGATGCAACCATTGCTCCACTCCTTCTCCAGGGTCCCTGCGCGCGAGCATGGCCCCTTTTTGGCCAGTCGCCGTCAGTAATCCCAGCCTGCGACCTCGTTGATCATTCGCTCTCTAAAGTCCCCCCAAACACTGGCCCATTTCCTCTTTTTTGCCATTCATTATCCCCTCCGCCTaatggacgacgacctccAAGTCTCGATCCTCTCGCTGGCTCTGCTATCGCCTGGTGAGACATCCCCGACTCAGATCCTTATGATTAGAGACAGCCACCGCCGCTCAGATCTCGTCTGTAATCATGGCCGCCCGCGACCCTCGTCCACCTCATCTCAACCTTCACCTCGAACGCCCACCGCGAGCCACCGAGATCCCTACCGATTCTGACACCCTCAGCGCTTCATCTGATGTGCTTCGGGGCCGTTCTCCCAACCGCCATTCCCACCGCCTTGCAACCTCCCCTTCACCCTCTCCTGGACGTACCAGATCGCAGACCTTGCCTGTGGTAACGCCCACCTTCAACACCGCCAAGGCGATCAAGCGGAAGCCTCTCTCCTCTACGGCCTCTCAACTCGCCACTAGTTACGGTTCCGGCTCGACAACCCCCTCGGTTTTGTCGCCTTCCGACCTTCCCGCGCCCGACACACGTTTCGCGAGATCCTACTCTGTCGACAGCCCTACCCTCTATGAGTACCCCGACAACGTCCGCCCTCTGTTCGCGCCCCCAGCTGCCCATCAGAAACTTGACATCCAGTGAGCCTGAACACTTCCCTTTTGTCCAACATCGCCCGACATCTGCCAGGTCGTCGCCTGGCAGGAAGCAGCTCGATCAATGGCAGTGCTAAATTGACTTTGTTCTCTCGCAAGCAGAACCCCGCCCACAGACGCGGTAGACGACGCGGCCTACTCTACTTCACGAAACAAAACAAGCACCAACCTTGCGTTCCCTCAAACAAAACCTTCAGACGGCCTGCCGGAACCTGCCTACCTGACTGCCGACGTCACCCCAACCTTCTCCCCTAGGTTGCCGAAACCGACACCCGAGCCCATTCTCGAGGAGgacacggacgacgacgactccgGCTCGACGTACAGTCACAACACTAATGAGAACTCTATCATGTCCATACCCACCTCCAAACCTACTCCTCCTCATCTGAATCTCCAAAGCGATCGAGACAATTCTTCACAAACCGTCACCACAATACTGGAAGTCCGCCGGTCCCTCACGCCTACTACTTCAACTCAGACGCCCTCCCTCGATAAACCTCTGCCCAAGTCACCGGGCTCTTCCAAGCTAGCCAACTTCTTTGGCTGGGGatcttcgccctcgccttcgacGACCGAgttctcctctctttcttcacCCCTAGGATCACCACGACGTACCACGCTGACAGATGATACTCCTCTCACAACCGGAGTACCGTCACTGCAGCCGGAACCACGAAAAGGGAATGCCACACCCACTAACGCACTTGGATACTGCGAATCAAACCTGCACACCCCACCGCCTTCCTCCCTAGCCCCATCACTGCAAATCGAAGAGATGGAGGACGAACTTAAGGCCATCAGTACCGAGCTGGCCTCGTCGATTCGCCGTGAGATGGACCTGGAGGACTTGGTCGACAGACTGCAGTCCGAGATCAACAACCCTCAAGCGCCCGGCAGGAGGACTAGCGACTACTTCTCCGACTCGGGCTACAGCTCCGCCAAGTTCAGCGAGTACGACCAGAATAAGGAAGAGATAGAGAAGATTCAACGACGcgccgagcaggagaaggCCTCCATGCGCCTGGAGTTGACCAACAAGCTGCAAGACGAACGCTTACGGCGAGGTGAGCTTGATCAGCAAATTAAGGAGTTGGCCGAAAAAGCTTCACAATTCGACGTGGCACAAATTAACAGTGACGACGCCAACAACCGCCTCAGGGACCTGGAACGCACTTGCGAAGACCTGAGACGTAGactgggcgaggaggtccaGGTCAAATCCAACTTTGAGGACCTTCTTTCTGTCCTTAAGGTCGAACTTCAAAGCACCACCAACGAGCGTGACAACCTGCGCGATGAAATCGTGCCGCAGCTGAAGGCGAagctcgatggcctcgaggcaGAGGCTTCTGAGTATGTCAACCTTACCTACGAGTCGTCCAAAATGCAACAAGAATTGGAAGTCCTCAGGCAAGAGAACAAGGTTCTCAAGGCTTCGGGACAACAACCGCCGCGGCCAGAGACCCGCGCTCGGAGCTCCACTACTCGCATCGCTCGATCTAGCTCCGTCACCGCTGCGCCCTTTGTCTTACAAAAGGCTCCGTCAGGCATGGGGTTGACTCGCTCTAACACTGTTAAGTCTGGTGTCACCGAGTCTCGCGAGCAACTTTCGGAGCGCCtgaaggatgtcgaggcACAGAGAGACGCCTTGCACAACGCGTTGAAGAGTTTGCTCGAGAGACAGGAGTTCCAAAACCGTGAGAATGAAAAGAAGATCAGGACTCTGGAGGTTGAGCGTGACCGATTAATGGCCACGTCTCCGCGCAAGGTAGGCTTCGAAAAAGAAATCTCCAGCTTGCGTATGGAGATCAACGTACTCCGTCGCCGCGCTGAAGAGGCGGCCGAACAGAAGTGGCAGGTGGAGAAGGGTCTCGCCGGCCTGAAGATGGATCTCGACCGTGCCGAAGGGGAGGTGGCTGCCCTTCGTGATCTGTTGAAGGAGAAGGATATCCTCATCCCGCCGTCGATGGCACGATCAAGTGTGTACGAGCCAGTCTCGGCAGTGCCCGTCACTTCAGGGTCCCTCGAGGCCGCTTTCAAGGATCTCCAACTTGCCTACAAGGACTCTATTCTCAGGATCAAGGAGTTGGAAGTCCACGGTCCTGTAATTGCTGGGGACGAAGCCACTCAACTGGCCCTCGAGCGCCTGGAGCAATCTCTCAACTCTGTTGTTTATGAGCGCGACGCggcgaaggaggaggcttTGGCTTACAAGGATCATGTGGAAAGCCTTGCCAGCAGCGAGGTTTCGCACCTCGAAAGCGAGCATgctctcgccgacgagcttcGTATTTCTGCGCAA
This sequence is a window from Colletotrichum higginsianum IMI 349063 chromosome 8, whole genome shotgun sequence. Protein-coding genes within it:
- a CDS encoding Intracellular protein transport-like protein, encoding MAARDPRPPHLNLHLERPPRATEIPTDSDTLSASSDVLRGRSPNRHSHRLATSPSPSPGRTRSQTLPVVTPTFNTAKAIKRKPLSSTASQLATSYGSGSTTPSVLSPSDLPAPDTRFARSYSVDSPTLYEYPDNVRPLFAPPAAHQKLDIQTPPTDAVDDAAYSTSRNKTSTNLAFPQTKPSDGLPEPAYLTADVTPTFSPRLPKPTPEPILEEDTDDDDSGSTYSHNTNENSIMSIPTSKPTPPHLNLQSDRDNSSQTVTTILEVRRSLTPTTSTQTPSLDKPLPKSPGSSKLANFFGWGSSPSPSTTEFSSLSSPLGSPRRTTLTDDTPLTTGVPSLQPEPRKGNATPTNALGYCESNLHTPPPSSLAPSLQIEEMEDELKAISTELASSIRREMDLEDLVDRLQSEINNPQAPGRRTSDYFSDSGYSSAKFSEYDQNKEEIEKIQRRAEQEKASMRLELTNKLQDERLRRGELDQQIKELAEKASQFDVAQINSDDANNRLRDLERTCEDLRRRLGEEVQVKSNFEDLLSVLKVELQSTTNERDNLRDEIVPQLKAKLDGLEAEASEYVNLTYESSKMQQELEVLRQENKVLKASGQQPPRPETRARSSTTRIARSSSVTAAPFVLQKAPSGMGLTRSNTVKSGVTESREQLSERLKDVEAQRDALHNALKSLLERQEFQNRENEKKIRTLEVERDRLMATSPRKVGFEKEISSLRMEINVLRRRAEEAAEQKWQVEKGLAGLKMDLDRAEGEVAALRDLLKEKDILIPPSMARSSVYEPVSAVPVTSGSLEAAFKDLQLAYKDSILRIKELEVHGPVIAGDEATQLALERLEQSLNSVVYERDAAKEEALAYKDHVESLASSEVSHLESEHALADELRISAQHVEDLASQVQKQLSVNSELRQRLADAIARGDADRKANADRITRLQSRLKNLEEQLQSTQMASEERVARHEEQLREMQDAQSAQLRRMSPSPVGNGFRSPRKAGLSPMPSPMFPRSPRLLPKQSVEDDTQIDRLRVKVVELETALTNADSEMQDVIARMSAAQIEVLTLQEEREAARRETRRIQQELEREKMKSFEDRFRSLNGTVR